From Candidatus Bathyarchaeota archaeon, the proteins below share one genomic window:
- a CDS encoding ABC transporter ATP-binding protein: protein MAEYVDRYDVGSLESTERKFTDLELIKRLIFGYMLRHRGLFALEMILVILKMATVLAGPYLYKVTLDFYINGTPTADGLWLAGLLEALAAALGGGAYPGTPHILLSAGFLYVLISLAQWIASSLQTYYIDKLGLIVIADIRADFFGHLGALSQRFFEHGNTGRLVSRVTNDAESLKKLMSTGVVGLFADLMMAVAILAVMFFLNLRLTLVALLIAPVVALMSRLFQGWVKSAWGIARRNVASLTGKVQDLMYGARVTKALNQEARSIVEFDEVNEQNMRSQVRAESVSVVYSGTVTVLNSIMTAAIWYLGGQEVMLAARTLGELIAFSEYAASFFNPIQNLAMFYGEIQSALAGAERIFTILDLEPEIREAPDAVEMDDVQGRLVFDGVTFSYVEDFPVLRDISFEACPGESLAIFGPTGAGKSSIINLLGRFYDPDEGVVEIDGVDIKEADFESLRRTVSIVLQEPYLFSGTLEYNLKFGRSEAPDEEMMRIARLVGIHDAISRLPEGYDTVIQERGTNLSYGERQLVCLGRALLSDPKILVFDEATSSVDPHTEALIQDAIREEMASRTVLLVTHRVSTVREADRILLLNEGRIEAEGSHEELLEGSPLYRRLCEMQLVSVED from the coding sequence ATGGCCGAGTACGTGGACCGGTACGACGTGGGCTCCCTTGAGTCCACCGAAAGGAAGTTCACCGACCTAGAGCTGATTAAACGTCTCATATTCGGGTACATGCTGAGGCACAGGGGGCTATTTGCCCTCGAGATGATCCTCGTAATCCTCAAGATGGCCACCGTGCTGGCGGGGCCCTACCTCTACAAGGTCACCCTCGACTTCTACATCAACGGGACCCCCACCGCCGACGGCCTCTGGCTCGCCGGGCTGCTGGAGGCCCTCGCCGCGGCCCTCGGCGGCGGCGCATATCCTGGGACGCCCCACATACTTCTCTCCGCGGGATTCCTCTACGTGTTGATCTCCTTGGCTCAGTGGATCGCATCATCCCTTCAGACCTATTATATCGACAAGCTCGGGCTCATCGTGATCGCCGATATCAGAGCTGACTTTTTCGGGCACCTCGGGGCTCTCTCTCAGAGGTTCTTCGAGCACGGAAACACCGGGCGGCTGGTCTCGAGAGTCACGAACGACGCCGAGTCCCTAAAGAAGCTGATGTCGACGGGGGTGGTGGGGCTCTTCGCCGACCTGATGATGGCGGTGGCGATCCTCGCGGTGATGTTCTTCCTGAACCTGAGGCTCACCCTGGTCGCGCTCCTCATCGCCCCGGTGGTGGCACTCATGAGCAGGCTCTTCCAGGGCTGGGTCAAATCGGCCTGGGGAATCGCCAGGAGGAACGTGGCCTCCCTCACCGGGAAGGTCCAGGATCTGATGTACGGGGCGAGGGTCACCAAAGCCCTCAACCAAGAGGCCCGATCCATAGTGGAGTTTGACGAGGTCAACGAGCAGAACATGCGCTCCCAGGTCAGGGCCGAGTCTGTCTCCGTGGTGTACTCTGGGACAGTGACGGTCCTCAACTCGATCATGACCGCCGCGATCTGGTACCTGGGGGGGCAGGAGGTGATGCTCGCCGCCCGCACCCTGGGAGAGCTGATTGCATTCTCGGAGTACGCGGCATCTTTCTTCAACCCTATCCAGAACCTCGCGATGTTCTACGGCGAGATCCAGAGCGCGCTGGCCGGCGCCGAGAGAATATTCACCATCCTCGACCTTGAACCAGAGATCCGGGAAGCCCCCGACGCCGTAGAAATGGATGATGTCCAGGGGCGCCTCGTCTTCGATGGGGTCACATTCAGCTACGTTGAGGACTTCCCGGTCCTCAGAGACATATCCTTCGAGGCCTGCCCCGGGGAGAGCCTCGCTATCTTCGGGCCCACAGGAGCCGGCAAGTCGTCGATCATCAACCTCCTCGGGCGGTTCTACGATCCCGACGAGGGGGTCGTAGAGATCGACGGAGTGGACATTAAGGAGGCGGACTTCGAGTCCCTGAGGAGAACCGTATCCATCGTCCTGCAGGAACCCTACCTCTTCTCGGGAACCCTCGAGTACAACCTAAAGTTCGGGCGCTCCGAAGCCCCGGACGAAGAGATGATGAGGATCGCGAGACTTGTTGGGATCCACGATGCCATCTCGAGGCTCCCGGAGGGCTATGATACAGTGATCCAGGAGAGGGGGACAAACCTCTCCTACGGTGAGCGGCAACTTGTCTGTCTCGGGAGGGCGCTGCTCTCCGATCCGAAGATATTGGTCTTCGACGAGGCGACGAGCAGCGTCGATCCCCATACAGAGGCGCTGATACAGGACGCGATCAGGGAGGAGATGGCGAGTAGGACCGTGCTTCTGGTGACCCATAGGGTCTCCACGGTGAGGGAGGCCGACAGGATTCTCTTATTGAACGAGGGGAGGATAGAGGCCGAGGGCTCCCACGAGGAGCTCCTAGAGGGCAGCCCGCTCTACAGGAGGCTCTGCGAGATGCAGCTGGTCTCCGTGGAGGATTAG
- a CDS encoding ABC transporter ATP-binding protein, with protein MAIDYDPSNWDLTKRLLGYMRPFLHIFLGIVLTAFGRNGLFALISPLIVMLIIDYIVIPVPGGTHWFLELLKAWTGVEGQTELLVLLCGIIVLLAVMRGVFHVIHITLRASLSQNILRVMRRDFYYALIHKSFSYLDRVISGQIISRLTSDMGAIDLFYSETVREIFRHGIQFTFTLYILYLVDPGLALICSLPMPLVFLSTRLYSSRIGGHLAKAKNQFGEMSSVLVEGIVAHKLVKSYGQEATFMERFEEDNRGYVETSLKASRIQSMYRPSSAAMIAVGMALVIFYGGQRVIDGRLTIGAMILFGTYFTQLVGPMRMFARLIMFYQDAIASARRVFEVIDIGEDVPEAPDPVELPQVTGEVEFRGVSFSYEGAEETLQDISMKVQPGEKVALMGFVGSGKTTLAELVPRFYDVTAGLVRIDGHDVRDVSLSSLRKQVGIVLQDVFIFSDTLRANLAFGKPDATDQEVVEVAKAAQIHEFIESLPDGYGTLVGERGLTLSGGQRQRLTIARTILTDPGILILDDSTSNVDAETEALIRKAIDALLESRTALIITQRASTCKAADRVVVMDRGRIAAEGSHDDLLHSNPIYRQLIESQALDLRGGS; from the coding sequence ATGGCCATCGACTACGATCCCTCGAACTGGGATCTCACCAAACGCCTGTTGGGCTACATGAGGCCCTTCCTCCACATCTTCCTCGGAATAGTCCTCACAGCCTTTGGGAGGAACGGCCTCTTCGCGCTGATCTCCCCTCTCATCGTGATGCTCATCATCGACTACATAGTGATCCCCGTCCCTGGAGGGACCCATTGGTTCCTAGAGCTCCTCAAGGCATGGACGGGAGTCGAGGGGCAGACCGAGCTCCTGGTCCTGCTCTGCGGAATCATCGTTCTCCTAGCCGTGATGCGGGGGGTCTTCCACGTCATCCACATCACCCTCAGGGCCTCGCTGTCCCAGAACATCCTCAGGGTGATGCGCCGGGACTTCTACTACGCCCTCATCCACAAGTCGTTCAGCTACCTCGACAGGGTCATTTCCGGCCAGATCATCAGCCGCCTCACCAGCGACATGGGGGCCATAGACCTCTTCTACTCGGAGACGGTGCGGGAGATCTTCAGGCACGGCATACAGTTCACGTTCACCCTCTACATCCTCTACCTCGTGGACCCTGGCCTCGCCCTCATCTGCAGCCTCCCCATGCCCCTCGTCTTCCTCTCCACCCGACTCTACTCGAGCCGAATCGGAGGCCACCTTGCGAAGGCGAAGAACCAGTTCGGGGAGATGAGCTCCGTTCTAGTCGAGGGCATCGTCGCGCACAAGCTGGTGAAGAGCTACGGACAGGAAGCCACATTCATGGAGCGGTTCGAGGAGGATAACCGGGGCTACGTCGAGACCAGCCTCAAGGCATCACGGATACAGTCCATGTACCGGCCCTCCTCAGCCGCGATGATTGCCGTGGGCATGGCCCTCGTCATCTTCTACGGGGGCCAGCGAGTCATCGACGGCCGCCTCACCATCGGGGCCATGATCCTGTTCGGGACCTACTTCACCCAGCTCGTGGGGCCCATGCGGATGTTTGCCCGGCTCATCATGTTCTACCAGGACGCGATAGCCAGTGCCAGGCGGGTCTTCGAAGTGATAGACATCGGCGAGGACGTACCAGAGGCACCAGACCCTGTCGAGCTTCCCCAGGTGACCGGGGAGGTCGAGTTCAGGGGCGTCTCTTTCTCCTACGAAGGGGCCGAGGAGACCCTCCAAGACATCTCAATGAAGGTGCAGCCCGGCGAGAAAGTAGCCCTAATGGGATTCGTGGGCTCGGGGAAGACCACCCTCGCCGAGCTGGTGCCCCGGTTCTACGACGTGACCGCAGGCTTGGTGAGGATCGACGGCCACGACGTCCGGGACGTCTCCCTGAGCAGCCTCCGGAAACAGGTCGGGATAGTCCTCCAGGACGTCTTCATCTTCTCTGATACCCTCAGGGCCAACCTCGCGTTCGGGAAGCCCGACGCTACCGACCAAGAGGTTGTCGAGGTCGCCAAGGCGGCGCAGATCCACGAATTCATCGAGTCCCTCCCCGACGGCTACGGGACGCTGGTGGGCGAACGGGGGCTCACCCTCTCCGGGGGGCAGAGGCAAAGGTTGACGATAGCGAGGACGATTCTGACGGACCCCGGTATATTGATCCTCGACGACTCGACCTCCAACGTTGACGCCGAGACCGAGGCCCTCATCCGGAAGGCCATAGACGCTCTCCTGGAGAGCCGCACCGCCCTGATAATCACCCAGAGGGCCTCCACCTGCAAGGCTGCGGACAGGGTCGTGGTGATGGACCGGGGGAGGATAGCCGCCGAGGGGAGCCACGACGACCTCCTCCACTCGAACCCGATATACAGGCAGCTCATCGAATCCCAGGCCCTCGACTTGAGGGGTGGCTCCTGA
- a CDS encoding lactate utilization protein: MYSSILRRRRLSPGPERSSVGLGGSMTLREMGLVDALEARGVDVANHWKAGREGASPEEVIEIRRAHVNSDVFITGTNAVTETGELVNIDGTGQRVAAMIFGPKKVIVVAGVNKITGDLEEGLWRASNIAAPMNARRLHPKIPCSETGECSDCVAPERICGITTIIRRRPRRTPFTVVLVGEKLGY; this comes from the coding sequence ATGTATAGTTCCATCCTACGGCGGAGGAGGCTCTCCCCGGGTCCTGAGAGGTCGTCTGTGGGTCTCGGGGGCTCGATGACGTTGAGGGAGATGGGGCTGGTGGACGCATTGGAAGCGCGGGGCGTCGATGTGGCAAATCACTGGAAGGCGGGGCGTGAGGGAGCGTCCCCGGAGGAGGTCATCGAGATCCGGCGCGCCCACGTCAACTCGGACGTGTTCATCACAGGCACCAACGCGGTCACCGAGACCGGGGAGCTGGTTAACATCGATGGGACTGGTCAGAGGGTGGCCGCGATGATCTTCGGACCTAAGAAGGTGATCGTGGTAGCGGGGGTGAACAAGATCACGGGGGATCTAGAGGAGGGGCTGTGGAGGGCGAGCAACATTGCGGCGCCCATGAACGCGAGGAGGCTTCACCCAAAAATTCCGTGCTCCGAGACGGGAGAGTGCAGCGACTGCGTGGCGCCTGAGAGGATCTGCGGGATAACCACTATCATCCGCCGGAGGCCCAGGCGGACGCCGTTCACCGTGGTCTTGGTGGGGGAGAAGCTGGGGTACTGA